A region from the Muribaculum gordoncarteri genome encodes:
- a CDS encoding cytochrome d ubiquinol oxidase subunit II, which translates to MALEHLQIYWWLIISVLGALLVFLLFVQGGQSMLLDTRNAMDRTLMVNSLGRKWELTFTTLVVFGGAFFASFPLFYSTSFGGAYWLWMLILFSFVGQAVSYQYRRKSGNIYGTRFYDWLLFINGCVGCFLLGVAVSMFFFGAEFTVRMGNILDPGSPVISQWVPSHGFEAIFSWRNWILGLAVLFLARTQASLYFMNNIAGDDRFFNLNKRRVLVNGVIFVVFFLAFTVLLWTYDGYNFTPDGWERLKGKYFYNYIEMWWCIVLWLIGVVMVLYGVLKSAFAKHYTKGIWWSGIGTVLVVLTLFWVAGYNNSAYYPSLIDPASSLTINNSSSTEFTLTVMSFVSILVPFVLAYIWYVWYKMDHKPITPSEMEGDGEHVY; encoded by the coding sequence ATGGCACTTGAACATTTACAGATATATTGGTGGCTTATCATCTCAGTGCTGGGTGCGCTGTTGGTATTCCTGCTTTTCGTGCAGGGAGGGCAGTCGATGCTTCTCGACACCCGTAACGCCATGGATCGTACACTCATGGTAAACTCGCTCGGGCGCAAGTGGGAGCTGACATTCACCACGCTTGTGGTGTTTGGCGGCGCATTCTTCGCTTCGTTCCCGCTCTTCTACAGCACCAGCTTCGGCGGTGCCTACTGGTTGTGGATGCTCATCCTGTTCAGCTTCGTGGGACAGGCCGTCAGCTATCAGTACCGTCGCAAGAGCGGTAACATCTACGGCACGCGCTTCTACGACTGGCTGCTGTTTATCAACGGCTGTGTGGGTTGCTTCCTTCTCGGCGTGGCTGTGTCGATGTTCTTCTTCGGCGCAGAGTTTACGGTGCGCATGGGCAACATACTCGATCCCGGTTCGCCCGTCATTTCGCAGTGGGTGCCGTCACATGGCTTTGAGGCCATCTTCAGCTGGCGCAACTGGATTCTCGGACTGGCCGTGCTGTTCCTCGCCCGCACTCAGGCTTCGTTGTACTTCATGAACAACATCGCCGGCGATGATCGATTCTTCAACCTCAACAAGCGTCGCGTGCTTGTGAACGGAGTAATATTTGTGGTATTCTTCCTGGCGTTCACAGTGCTCCTGTGGACCTATGACGGATATAACTTCACCCCCGACGGCTGGGAACGGCTTAAGGGCAAGTATTTCTACAACTACATCGAGATGTGGTGGTGCATAGTGCTGTGGCTCATCGGAGTCGTAATGGTGCTCTACGGAGTGCTTAAATCGGCTTTTGCCAAGCACTACACCAAGGGTATATGGTGGTCGGGCATCGGTACGGTGCTTGTGGTGCTCACTCTTTTCTGGGTGGCCGGATACAACAACTCCGCCTACTATCCTTCGCTCATCGACCCGGCAAGCTCGCTGACAATCAACAACAGCTCGTCGACCGAATTCACCCTCACGGTAATGAGTTTCGTGTCGATACTTGTGCCGTTTGTCCTCGCCTACATCTGGTACGTGTGGTACAAAATGGACCATAAGCCCATCACTCCCTCCGAAATGGAAGGTGACGGCGAGCACGTATATTGA
- a CDS encoding IMPACT family protein has protein sequence MGDTFYTLESPAEGWYKEKMSKFLAFAVPVTTAEEAKDVIVQYQKKYHDARHVCWAYMIGAAREEFQSNDNGEPSGTAGKPILGQINSFNLTNIVIVVVRYFGGIKLGTSGLIVAYREAAREAITAGTIIECHEQRVINFVFPYLAMNDVMRVVKNPEVKILEQAFDNACRMSIRIRADHAGALSARLLDIDGVTLSDDDA, from the coding sequence ATGGGCGATACTTTTTATACTCTTGAATCTCCGGCCGAAGGGTGGTACAAGGAGAAGATGAGCAAGTTCCTGGCCTTTGCCGTTCCGGTTACGACGGCTGAGGAGGCCAAGGATGTGATTGTGCAGTATCAGAAGAAGTATCACGACGCCCGTCATGTGTGCTGGGCCTACATGATAGGTGCCGCACGCGAGGAGTTTCAGAGCAACGACAACGGAGAGCCGTCGGGGACGGCCGGCAAGCCCATACTCGGTCAGATAAATTCGTTTAACCTCACCAATATCGTAATAGTGGTGGTGCGTTACTTCGGTGGCATAAAGCTCGGCACAAGCGGCCTTATCGTGGCATATCGCGAAGCTGCCCGCGAGGCTATAACGGCAGGCACCATAATCGAGTGCCACGAGCAGCGGGTGATAAACTTTGTGTTTCCCTATCTCGCCATGAACGATGTGATGCGGGTAGTGAAAAATCCCGAGGTCAAGATACTCGAGCAGGCATTTGACAATGCTTGCCGGATGAGCATAAGAATACGCGCCGACCATGCCGGGGCATTGTCAGCGCGTTTACTTGATATCGACGGCGTAACGCTGTCGGATGATGATGCGTGA
- the queA gene encoding tRNA preQ1(34) S-adenosylmethionine ribosyltransferase-isomerase QueA: MKLSQFKFKLPEELIATEPCAVRDESRLMVVNRKTGEIGHHTFKEIINYFGDGDVFILNDTMVFPARLYGNKEKTGAKIEVFLLRELNEENKLWDVLVEPARKIRIGNKLYFGDDESMVAEVIDNTTSRGRTLRFLYDGSHEEFKDALYKLGQTPLPPYIKREPVPADAERYQCIFAAKEGAVVAPAAGLHFSRELMKRMEIKGIETGFLTVHSGLGNYREIDVEDLTKHRMDSEEMEVTPELVDMVNKAKDDNKQVCAVGTSVLRGIETAVSMGGHMKTFTGWTNKFIFPPYDFTVATSLVSNFHMPYSTMLMMVTAFGGYDLVMHAYEVAVKEKYRFGAYGDAMLII; the protein is encoded by the coding sequence ATGAAACTTTCTCAATTCAAATTTAAGCTTCCCGAGGAGCTCATCGCTACAGAGCCCTGCGCCGTGCGCGACGAGTCACGACTCATGGTTGTAAACCGTAAGACCGGTGAAATCGGACATCACACATTCAAGGAAATAATCAACTATTTCGGCGACGGTGATGTGTTCATCCTCAACGACACCATGGTGTTTCCGGCTCGATTGTACGGAAACAAGGAAAAGACCGGAGCAAAAATTGAAGTATTCCTTTTGCGTGAGCTCAACGAGGAAAACAAGCTATGGGATGTTCTCGTAGAGCCTGCACGCAAGATTCGCATCGGAAATAAGCTCTACTTCGGCGACGACGAGTCGATGGTGGCCGAGGTTATCGACAACACCACCTCACGCGGCCGCACTCTCCGATTCCTCTACGACGGAAGCCATGAGGAGTTCAAGGATGCCCTGTACAAGCTCGGACAGACTCCCCTGCCCCCCTATATCAAGCGCGAACCCGTTCCCGCCGATGCCGAGCGCTATCAGTGCATATTCGCAGCCAAGGAGGGTGCCGTAGTGGCTCCTGCCGCAGGATTGCACTTCAGCCGCGAACTGATGAAGCGCATGGAGATAAAAGGCATCGAAACTGGATTCCTCACCGTGCACTCGGGTCTTGGCAACTATCGCGAGATCGATGTCGAGGACCTCACAAAGCATCGCATGGACTCCGAGGAGATGGAAGTGACTCCCGAACTTGTCGATATGGTAAACAAGGCCAAGGACGACAACAAGCAGGTGTGCGCCGTAGGCACTTCGGTGCTTCGCGGAATAGAAACCGCAGTGAGCATGGGCGGCCACATGAAGACATTCACCGGCTGGACCAACAAGTTCATCTTCCCGCCCTACGATTTCACCGTAGCCACATCGCTTGTAAGCAACTTCCACATGCCCTACTCGACCATGCTTATGATGGTTACCGCATTTGGAGGTTACGACCTCGTGATGCACGCCTATGAAGTGGCTGTAAAGGAGAAGTATCGCTTCGGAGCCTACGGTGACGCAATGCTGATTATCTGA
- the truB gene encoding tRNA pseudouridine(55) synthase TruB: MNFIDGEVLYIDKPYKWTSFDVVKRVRGTLLRRMRMKRLKVGHAGTLDPLATGVMAICTGKATKLIDTLQAHTKEYVATIALGATTPSFDLETEIDARYPVEHITRELVESVLSQFKGAIEQVPPAFSACKISGQRAYDIARKGGDVDIKPKTLVIDEIELLEFSPESIVVRVVCSKGTYIRALARDIGRALGSGGHLTALRRTRVGDIKVEDCLPLDKAIEILQVIDIEMPEDDDTQRK, encoded by the coding sequence ATGAATTTTATCGACGGAGAAGTACTCTATATCGACAAGCCCTATAAGTGGACCTCGTTTGATGTCGTGAAGCGTGTGCGCGGCACCCTTTTGCGACGCATGAGGATGAAACGCCTGAAGGTGGGTCACGCCGGTACGCTCGACCCGCTCGCTACAGGAGTCATGGCCATCTGCACCGGAAAGGCGACCAAGCTTATAGACACCCTCCAGGCCCACACCAAGGAGTATGTTGCCACTATAGCTCTCGGTGCCACCACACCCTCATTTGACCTCGAAACCGAGATCGACGCCCGCTACCCCGTGGAGCACATCACGCGCGAGCTCGTCGAGTCGGTTCTCTCGCAGTTCAAGGGGGCTATAGAGCAGGTACCGCCGGCCTTCTCGGCTTGCAAGATATCAGGCCAGCGAGCCTACGATATAGCACGCAAGGGCGGCGATGTCGACATAAAGCCCAAGACACTCGTAATCGACGAGATTGAGCTGCTTGAATTTTCACCCGAAAGCATCGTTGTCAGAGTCGTGTGCAGCAAAGGCACCTACATCAGGGCACTTGCACGCGACATCGGCAGGGCTCTCGGCTCGGGCGGACACCTCACGGCACTGCGCCGTACAAGAGTGGGCGACATAAAGGTCGAGGATTGCCTGCCGCTTGACAAGGCGATAGAGATTCTTCAGGTAATCGACATCGAGATGCCCGAAGACGACGACACACAGCGGAAATAA